Part of the Methanococcus voltae genome, TCTTAAGATATCACCATCGATACCAATATCCCCAAATTCATTCTCTATGATTACAATTCGTTCATTTTCTGTAGATTTAACCAATTTTTGAATAAATGTAGTTTTGCCAGAACCCAAATACCCAGATATTACGTCTATTTTTATTTTGTTCATATTACACCCCTTAATTTCAAATTAATTTAAATAATTCGTATTTTAATTTATATTTTATTATACATTATTTGTTAAAATTTAAAGCTTTGATAAATAAGTCTTCATACCCATCTTTCGTAGATAATTCACAATATTTTATTTTATTTGCTACGTTTTCCATATTTTTTCTAGAATCTTTAGATAATAAGCACATTAGCGCACCCATTTTGGAAGAATTACCAATGTATCGAACTTTATTCTTTAATTCTTTCGGAATTATGCCACTTCCCGCTAAGCTTTCTTCACTCAGGTGTTTTCCAAATTGCCCTGCAACTATAACTTCATCTAAATCTTGCATTGAAACGTTTAATTCATTTAATAAAGCTTCAAAACCTGATACAATTGCTGCTTTAGCCAATTGTACTTGCCTAATATCGTTTTGAGATATATAGATGTCTTTATGGTTTGAATTTGGATTAGCGTAAATTAATATGGCTCTTTTGCCATCTTTTTCGATAATACTATTTTTATAAATATCATCTACAGTATTTGGCGATTTTATACGTCCTGTCTTATTAACTAATCCAACTCTTACGATTTCAGAAATGATATCTAAAATACCGCTACCACAAATTCCCAAAGGTTCACAGTCCCCAATTACTTTTATATCCACGTTTAATTCGTTTGTGTCATTAGACTCATTATTGTCAGCTTCTTTGAATTTAAAACCTTCTATTGCACCGTTTGCTGCCCTCATACCACAGCTAATATTCATACCTTCTAATGCAGGACCGGCTGCACAAGAACATGCAGATAATTCGCCATGATTTGATAAAACTATTTCCCCATTAGTTCCAATGTCGATAAATAATACTAATTTATCGGTTTTTTCCAAATCAGATACTTCTACGCCAGCAACTATGTCTGAACCGATGTATCCAGAAACTCCGGGTAAACAATATATGTTACCAAATTTTGAGATATCAATATTTAAATCGGTTGCTTTCAAATACTTTGAATTTAAGAATATCGGTAAATAAGGGGATTTACCAATGGTTTTGGCATCAATATTTAGTAAAAAATGCAACATTGTAGTATTTGCAGATATTATAACTTCGTAAATATATTCTTTAGATATTCCTTGTTTTTTAGCTAAA contains:
- a CDS encoding ASKHA domain-containing protein is translated as MAIITVINSNIENNVLKFYNGELLLNILQSNSLKVESPCGGAGTCGKCKVKILNQNENNVSKPSPEELKYLSEDELSSGVRLSCLTYVYDDLTVDLLHDANLSNNEESSSHKILADGYIPEFNYNPNIMKISCPITKDTLKMMDIENLTNKNIKTFEEIFLKLLNDTVNNMDKNDGYCLDVNKLHFNLNDLGILTSVQRLSELLSKNLNPESEIAVDVIFSENNLLGIEIRDNENLNENNSKNIDSNSDLNSDSILNSSSNCYGVAIDIGTTTVVSSLIDIQNEKELCSESRINPQKQYGLDVLSRIDFTKKNEKGLKLLHDSIIACINEMITDLAKKQGISKEYIYEVIISANTTMLHFLLNIDAKTIGKSPYLPIFLNSKYLKATDLNIDISKFGNIYCLPGVSGYIGSDIVAGVEVSDLEKTDKLVLFIDIGTNGEIVLSNHGELSACSCAAGPALEGMNISCGMRAANGAIEGFKFKEADNNESNDTNELNVDIKVIGDCEPLGICGSGILDIISEIVRVGLVNKTGRIKSPNTVDDIYKNSIIEKDGKRAILIYANPNSNHKDIYISQNDIRQVQLAKAAIVSGFEALLNELNVSMQDLDEVIVAGQFGKHLSEESLAGSGIIPKELKNKVRYIGNSSKMGALMCLLSKDSRKNMENVANKIKYCELSTKDGYEDLFIKALNFNK